A part of Amycolatopsis lurida genomic DNA contains:
- a CDS encoding DinB family protein: MTDEPKRPEPPLTGDERTQLNGFLDFLRATVVWKCSGLTDEQARRPLVPSELTTVAGLLGHLTLVEQYWFNVVLNGQEDVWKEALETDPDAEFRVAMQTPIEQLIAAYEAECERSRKIVAAMGLDDEVPFRGDRKVNVRFVVAHMIEETGRHAGHLDLLRELTDGLTGE; the protein is encoded by the coding sequence ATGACCGACGAACCGAAGCGCCCCGAACCGCCGCTCACCGGCGACGAGCGCACGCAGCTGAACGGCTTTCTCGACTTCCTTCGCGCCACCGTCGTGTGGAAATGCTCCGGCCTCACCGACGAGCAGGCCCGCCGTCCGCTCGTCCCCAGCGAACTGACCACCGTCGCCGGTCTGCTCGGGCATCTGACCCTCGTCGAGCAGTACTGGTTCAACGTGGTGCTCAACGGGCAGGAGGACGTCTGGAAGGAGGCACTGGAGACCGATCCGGACGCCGAGTTCCGGGTCGCCATGCAGACCCCGATCGAGCAGCTGATCGCCGCCTACGAGGCCGAGTGCGAGCGGAGCCGCAAGATCGTCGCCGCGATGGGGCTCGACGACGAGGTCCCCTTCCGCGGCGATCGCAAGGTCAACGTCCGGTTCGTGGTCGCGCACATGATCGAGGAGACCGGCAGGCACGCCGGCCACCTCGACCTGTTGCGCGAACTGACGGACGGTCTCACCGGGGAGTGA
- a CDS encoding DUF1295 domain-containing protein: MPLGGTLAITAGATLLAFVVTFGIARWRKRYDTVDTFWGPGFAIVALVAAPLGDGSVALRLVTALLTTIWGVRLGVHLHLRNHKLPEDPRYVRMAESAGENPALKLFVRVYLVQAVVLWFVSLPVQFAMYGDTFGVTAWLGVALWLIGFGFETIGDEQLRRFKAGPDNKGKVLDSGLWRYTRHPNYFGDACVWWGLYLLACASWVGAATILSPIAMTYTLARGTGKPLLEKGLRRSRPGYATYVERTSGFFPLPPRRVTPR, encoded by the coding sequence ATGCCGCTCGGCGGGACCCTCGCGATCACGGCGGGCGCGACGCTGCTGGCCTTCGTCGTCACCTTCGGCATCGCGCGGTGGCGCAAGCGGTATGACACCGTCGACACATTCTGGGGGCCGGGCTTCGCGATCGTCGCGCTGGTGGCGGCGCCGCTCGGGGACGGGTCGGTGGCGCTGCGCCTCGTCACCGCGCTGCTGACCACGATCTGGGGTGTGCGCCTCGGCGTCCACCTGCACCTGCGCAACCACAAGCTGCCCGAAGACCCGCGCTACGTGCGGATGGCGGAGAGCGCCGGGGAGAATCCGGCGCTCAAGCTCTTCGTCCGCGTGTACCTGGTCCAGGCGGTGGTGCTCTGGTTCGTCTCGCTGCCGGTCCAGTTCGCGATGTACGGCGACACCTTCGGGGTGACTGCGTGGCTCGGCGTCGCCCTGTGGCTGATCGGCTTCGGATTCGAGACGATCGGCGACGAGCAGCTGCGGCGCTTCAAGGCCGGCCCGGACAACAAGGGGAAGGTCCTCGACAGCGGCCTGTGGCGTTACACCCGGCATCCGAACTACTTCGGCGACGCGTGCGTGTGGTGGGGCCTGTACCTGCTGGCGTGTGCGAGCTGGGTGGGGGCGGCGACGATCCTGTCGCCGATCGCGATGACGTACACGCTGGCCAGGGGAACCGGAAAACCTCTGCTGGAGAAGGGTTTACGGCGTTCCCGGCCGGGATACGCGACGTACGTCGAGCGGACCAGCGGGTTCTTCCCGTTGCCCCCTCGCCGCGTCACTCCCCGGTGA
- a CDS encoding SAM-dependent methyltransferase: MPNSPVSRLVPFVERLLGGSLPVGLRTWDGVRAGPPDAPTVVLRNRRALRRLLYAPGELGLARAYVSGDLDVDGDLADGFRRIWALTRSGAVRGAKLGPREWAEALRLAVGLGVVGPPPAPPAEEARLSGKLHTLLRDKSAIAHHYDLGNAFYQLLMDESMAYSSAYWTSEEEGYDLEQAQWDKLELICRKLGLRPGMRLLDVGCGWGSLLVHAAKHHGVQAVGITLSAEQLQHVRGRLVQHDLEDRVEVRRQDYRELAGEPFDAVASIEMGEHVGEENYPEYTRTLYRMLKPTGRLVLQQMSRGAVAPGGGAFIERYIAPDMTMRPLSRTLGHLETAGFEIRDVHALREHYVRTVRAWEKTLESNWDDVVALIGESGARVWRLYLVGGALAFEENRMGVDQILAVRTSDEGLSALPATREWS; encoded by the coding sequence ATGCCGAACAGTCCCGTGTCGCGCCTAGTCCCGTTCGTCGAGCGGCTCCTCGGCGGCTCTCTTCCGGTCGGCCTGCGTACCTGGGACGGCGTACGCGCCGGTCCGCCGGATGCCCCGACCGTGGTACTCCGCAACCGCCGAGCCCTGCGCCGTCTCCTCTACGCGCCCGGCGAATTGGGCCTGGCCCGGGCGTACGTCTCAGGTGATCTCGATGTCGATGGCGACCTCGCCGACGGATTCCGCCGGATCTGGGCGCTGACCCGTTCGGGTGCCGTGCGCGGTGCGAAGCTGGGCCCGCGCGAATGGGCCGAGGCGCTCCGGCTCGCGGTGGGACTCGGCGTCGTCGGGCCGCCGCCCGCACCGCCCGCCGAGGAGGCCCGGCTGTCCGGGAAGCTGCACACGCTGCTTCGCGACAAGTCGGCCATCGCGCACCACTACGACCTCGGCAACGCCTTCTACCAGCTGTTGATGGACGAATCGATGGCCTACTCCTCGGCGTACTGGACGTCCGAGGAGGAGGGGTACGACCTCGAACAGGCCCAGTGGGACAAGCTCGAACTGATCTGCCGCAAGCTCGGCCTGCGCCCGGGGATGCGGCTCCTCGACGTCGGCTGCGGCTGGGGCTCGCTCCTGGTCCACGCGGCGAAACACCACGGGGTCCAGGCCGTCGGGATCACCCTGTCGGCGGAACAGCTGCAGCACGTCCGCGGCCGCCTCGTCCAGCACGATCTGGAGGATCGGGTCGAGGTCCGGCGGCAGGACTATCGCGAGCTGGCAGGCGAGCCGTTCGACGCGGTCGCGTCCATCGAGATGGGTGAACACGTCGGCGAAGAGAACTACCCCGAGTACACGCGGACGCTGTACCGGATGCTCAAGCCCACCGGACGGCTGGTCCTGCAGCAGATGTCCCGCGGCGCGGTGGCCCCCGGCGGCGGCGCGTTCATCGAGCGCTACATCGCCCCCGACATGACGATGCGGCCGCTGAGCCGCACGCTCGGGCATCTGGAGACCGCCGGGTTCGAGATCCGCGACGTCCACGCGCTGCGCGAGCACTACGTGCGTACGGTCCGGGCCTGGGAGAAGACGCTCGAGAGCAACTGGGACGACGTCGTCGCGCTGATCGGTGAATCCGGTGCGCGGGTCTGGCGGCTGTACCTGGTCGGCGGGGCGCTGGCGTTCGAGGAGAACCGGATGGGCGTGGACCAGATCCTGGCGGTCCGCACCTCCGACGAGGGCTTGAGCGCGCTGCCCGCCACCCGGGAGTGGTCCTGA
- a CDS encoding NAD(P)/FAD-dependent oxidoreductase, producing the protein MLHVHTKGQRIGVIGSGVAGLTAAYLLQRRHEVLLFEADDRLGGHAHTHDVPSAHGGTVGVDSGFIVHNERTYPNLLRLFAELGVGTRDTEMSMSIRCDGCGLEYAGAKGLKGLFAQPRNVARGSYLRMLAEVKRFHRHAKRVLEAPEAGDVTLGAFLAIGGYTKYFVDHFMLPVVSTVWSADRTDTLKYPARYLFEFLRNHGMLSIGGSPKWRTVAGGSREYVERTAKQLTAVHLSTPVRSVKRTARGIEVRDDADTRHRLDKVVLATHADQALKLLASPTEAEREVLGAFQYSSNEAWLHTDTRVLPAADSARAGWNYATPFCGAGQGAVQVSYDMNRLMRLDEPTGYVVTLNPGTGPEAGSVLAKMTYEHPVHTPESVAAQRRLPELNEDKVAFAGAYHGWGFHEDGCASGVRAAESFGVRW; encoded by the coding sequence ATGCTTCACGTGCACACCAAGGGTCAACGCATCGGAGTCATCGGCAGCGGCGTAGCCGGCCTCACGGCCGCGTACCTGCTGCAACGCCGCCACGAGGTACTGCTGTTCGAAGCCGACGACAGGCTGGGCGGGCACGCGCACACCCACGACGTCCCGAGCGCGCACGGTGGCACCGTCGGCGTCGACTCCGGGTTCATCGTGCACAACGAACGTACCTATCCGAATCTGCTGCGCCTGTTCGCCGAACTGGGCGTCGGCACCCGGGACACCGAGATGTCGATGAGCATCCGCTGCGACGGCTGCGGTCTCGAGTACGCCGGCGCCAAGGGACTGAAGGGCTTGTTCGCCCAGCCGCGCAACGTCGCACGCGGCAGCTATCTGCGGATGCTCGCCGAAGTCAAACGCTTCCACCGGCACGCGAAGCGCGTCCTCGAAGCGCCCGAGGCCGGGGACGTCACCCTCGGCGCTTTCCTCGCCATCGGCGGGTACACGAAGTACTTCGTCGACCACTTCATGCTCCCGGTCGTCTCGACCGTCTGGTCCGCCGACCGCACCGACACCCTGAAGTACCCCGCGCGGTACCTGTTCGAGTTCCTGCGCAACCACGGCATGCTGTCGATCGGCGGGTCCCCGAAGTGGCGCACCGTCGCCGGCGGCTCCCGCGAGTACGTCGAGCGCACCGCCAAACAACTGACCGCCGTGCACCTGTCGACCCCGGTCCGCTCGGTCAAACGCACCGCGCGGGGGATCGAGGTCCGCGACGACGCCGACACCCGGCATCGGCTCGACAAGGTCGTTCTGGCCACGCACGCGGACCAGGCGCTGAAGCTGCTCGCTTCGCCGACCGAGGCCGAGCGCGAGGTGCTCGGCGCGTTCCAGTACTCCAGCAACGAGGCGTGGCTGCACACCGACACCAGGGTGCTCCCGGCGGCGGACTCGGCGCGGGCGGGCTGGAACTACGCCACCCCGTTCTGCGGTGCGGGCCAAGGCGCGGTCCAGGTGTCCTACGACATGAACCGCCTGATGCGGCTCGACGAACCGACCGGCTACGTAGTCACGCTCAACCCCGGCACTGGGCCCGAAGCCGGTTCGGTGCTGGCCAAGATGACCTACGAACACCCCGTCCACACCCCGGAATCCGTGGCCGCCCAGCGGCGCCTGCCCGAGCTGAACGAAGACAAGGTCGCCTTCGCGGGCGCGTACCACGGCTGGGGATTCCACGAGGACGGCTGCGCGTCCGGTGTCCGCGCGGCGGAGAGCTTCGGGGTGCGCTGGTGA
- a CDS encoding DUF1365 domain-containing protein — MAVLYDSTVAHVRRTDPPISFAHRIYLWFVDLDVPPKLPWWLRPFARFDPRDHFAPEDTSSIRSKLDHWLAARGVDLRGGRVLMLAGARMLGHNFNPITLYWCHRPDGGLECVVAEVHNTYGGRHAYLLRPDADGNAFADKEFYVSPFQPMDGEYRMEVPRPGSLLSVKIALRRDGRTPLTASLRGVRRPATAKWLTHMLVTRPLMPHRVSALIRRHGVRLWLKKAPITRRTPQTAGGTLDG, encoded by the coding sequence ATGGCCGTGCTCTACGACTCCACGGTGGCGCATGTCCGGCGCACCGATCCGCCGATCTCGTTCGCCCACCGGATCTACCTGTGGTTCGTCGACCTCGACGTGCCGCCGAAGCTGCCGTGGTGGCTGCGGCCCTTCGCCCGTTTCGACCCGCGAGATCACTTCGCGCCCGAGGACACCTCCAGCATCAGGTCCAAATTGGACCACTGGCTCGCCGCGCGCGGCGTCGACCTCCGCGGCGGCCGGGTGCTGATGCTGGCCGGCGCGCGGATGCTCGGCCACAACTTCAACCCGATCACCCTGTACTGGTGCCACCGGCCGGACGGGGGACTCGAATGCGTCGTCGCCGAGGTCCACAACACCTACGGCGGCAGGCACGCGTACCTCCTGCGGCCCGACGCGGACGGGAACGCCTTCGCGGACAAGGAGTTCTACGTCTCGCCGTTCCAGCCGATGGACGGCGAGTACCGGATGGAGGTGCCAAGGCCGGGGTCGCTGCTCTCGGTCAAGATAGCCCTCCGTCGTGACGGGCGGACGCCGCTGACCGCGTCGCTGCGCGGCGTGCGGCGGCCCGCCACCGCCAAGTGGCTGACGCACATGCTGGTGACCCGTCCGCTCATGCCGCATCGGGTCTCCGCGCTGATCCGGCGGCATGGGGTCAGACTGTGGTTGAAGAAGGCTCCGATCACCCGGCGGACGCCGCAGACGGCCGGAGGCACGCTTGATGGATGA
- the sigK gene encoding ECF RNA polymerase sigma factor SigK — protein MDESARPRRMAPVPGEGESAGPTAEELLVRVAKGDERAFDGLYDQLAGPVLGLVRRILRDAAQSEEVTQEVMVELWRTATRYSPERGSALNWAMTLAHRRAVDRVRSARASSDREVKATFEAARARPFDEVAEAVAARWEQSQVRRCLTSLTELQRESVLLAYYQGYTYREVSEVLQTPHGTIKTRLRDGLIRLRDCLGVTA, from the coding sequence ATGGATGAATCGGCACGCCCGCGCCGGATGGCGCCCGTTCCCGGTGAAGGCGAATCGGCCGGTCCGACGGCCGAGGAGCTGCTCGTCCGGGTCGCGAAGGGCGACGAGCGCGCCTTCGACGGGTTGTACGACCAACTCGCCGGTCCGGTCCTCGGCCTCGTGCGCCGGATCCTCCGTGACGCCGCGCAGTCCGAAGAGGTCACCCAGGAGGTCATGGTGGAGCTGTGGCGCACGGCCACGCGCTACTCCCCGGAGCGGGGGAGCGCGCTGAACTGGGCCATGACGCTCGCGCACCGCCGTGCCGTCGACCGCGTCCGCTCGGCGCGCGCCAGTTCGGACCGCGAGGTCAAGGCGACCTTCGAAGCCGCCCGTGCCCGGCCCTTCGACGAGGTGGCCGAGGCGGTCGCGGCCCGCTGGGAACAGTCGCAGGTACGCCGCTGTCTCACGAGCTTGACCGAGTTGCAACGGGAATCCGTGCTGCTCGCCTATTACCAGGGTTATACCTATCGCGAGGTCTCAGAGGTGCTGCAGACCCCGCACGGAACCATCAAGACCCGGCTCCGGGACGGCCTGATCAGGCTCCGGGACTGTTTGGGGGTGACGGCATGA
- a CDS encoding anti-sigma factor codes for MTMPEMHTLTGAYAVDALSEVERAQFQRHLAECASCAQEVLELRMTATRLGAALAEDPPPELKRRVLAEAMATRQQPPETRFGAGERVKDRRRAPRWAIAAVAAAVVGLAGTAVFGGIAYDNHSQLTAARERAAEYADRYAPVADVLSAADLRTGHAETSAGGGGTVMMSRSKDRLVFMAAQLPANEPGRIYQAWLMYPGTAPKPAGLISGGQDGALLVADGLGGAEKFALSVEQAGGSPTGSPSKDVVMVMSMPT; via the coding sequence ATGACCATGCCCGAGATGCACACGCTCACCGGCGCCTACGCCGTCGACGCGCTGTCCGAAGTGGAGCGTGCCCAGTTCCAGCGGCACCTCGCCGAATGCGCGTCGTGCGCGCAAGAGGTCCTCGAACTGCGGATGACCGCGACCCGGCTCGGTGCCGCGCTGGCCGAAGACCCGCCGCCCGAGCTCAAACGCCGCGTGCTCGCCGAGGCGATGGCGACCAGGCAGCAGCCGCCGGAGACGCGGTTCGGCGCCGGGGAGCGCGTCAAGGACCGGCGTCGCGCCCCGCGCTGGGCGATCGCCGCGGTCGCGGCGGCGGTCGTCGGGCTGGCGGGCACCGCCGTGTTCGGCGGGATCGCCTACGACAACCACTCGCAGCTGACCGCCGCGCGGGAGCGGGCGGCGGAGTACGCGGACCGGTACGCCCCGGTCGCCGACGTCCTTTCGGCCGCCGACCTCCGGACCGGGCACGCCGAGACCTCGGCGGGCGGTGGCGGGACCGTGATGATGTCGCGCTCGAAGGACCGGCTGGTGTTCATGGCGGCGCAACTGCCGGCGAACGAACCGGGCCGGATCTACCAGGCCTGGCTGATGTACCCGGGCACCGCGCCCAAACCCGCCGGGCTCATTTCCGGTGGTCAGGACGGTGCGCTGCTGGTCGCCGACGGTCTCGGCGGGGCCGAGAAGTTCGCGCTCAGCGTCGAACAGGCGGGCGGATCACCGACGGGATCGCCGTCGAAGGACGTCGTCATGGTCATGTCCATGCCCACCTGA
- the ftsZ gene encoding cell division protein FtsZ, translating into MTPPHNYLAVIKVVGIGGGGVNAVNRMIEVGLKGVEFIAVNTDAQALLMSDADVKLDIGRELTRGLGAGAAPEVGQKAAEDHREEIEEVIKGADMVFVTAGEGGGTGTGGAPVVAQIARKLGALTIGVVTRPFTFEGKRRSKQAEEGIQQLRNECDTLIVIPNDRLLQLGDIGVSLMDAFRSADEVLLSGVQGITDLITTPGLINLDFADVKSVMSGAGSALMGIGSARGEGRAIQAAEKAINSPLLEASMDGAHGALLSIAGGSDLGLFEINEAASLVQESAHPDANIIFGTIIDDSLGDEVRVTVIAAGFDAGTPTHKKLDPPAFGSRSNSTASAQAGQVNGGGATPVQSPPSGATPVPSTGSNGYPVAPPRTHTPMPSSRSEGNGSMTGGLPQPGGGSRGYSPIGSNSNHGSLPGRATPVHDDPSDDEVDVPPFMRR; encoded by the coding sequence ATGACGCCCCCGCACAACTACCTTGCGGTGATCAAGGTCGTCGGTATCGGCGGCGGCGGAGTGAACGCCGTGAACCGCATGATCGAGGTCGGCCTCAAGGGTGTCGAGTTCATCGCGGTGAACACCGACGCGCAGGCACTGCTCATGTCCGACGCCGACGTCAAGCTCGACATCGGCCGGGAACTGACCCGCGGCCTCGGTGCCGGCGCCGCCCCCGAGGTGGGGCAGAAGGCCGCCGAGGACCACCGCGAAGAGATCGAAGAGGTCATCAAGGGCGCCGACATGGTGTTCGTGACCGCGGGTGAGGGCGGTGGCACCGGCACCGGTGGCGCGCCGGTCGTCGCCCAGATCGCCCGCAAGCTCGGCGCGCTGACCATCGGCGTCGTCACCCGCCCCTTCACCTTCGAGGGCAAGCGCCGCAGCAAGCAGGCCGAAGAGGGCATCCAGCAGCTGCGCAACGAATGCGACACCCTCATCGTCATCCCGAACGACCGGCTGCTGCAGCTGGGCGACATCGGTGTCTCGCTGATGGACGCCTTCCGCTCGGCGGACGAGGTCCTGCTCTCAGGTGTCCAGGGCATCACCGACCTGATCACCACGCCGGGTCTGATCAACCTGGACTTCGCCGACGTCAAGAGCGTCATGTCCGGCGCGGGCTCCGCGCTGATGGGCATCGGCTCGGCGCGCGGCGAGGGCCGGGCGATCCAGGCGGCGGAGAAGGCGATCAACTCGCCGCTGCTGGAAGCGTCGATGGACGGAGCGCACGGCGCGCTGCTGTCGATCGCGGGCGGGTCGGACCTCGGCCTGTTCGAGATCAACGAGGCCGCGTCGCTGGTGCAGGAATCCGCGCATCCCGACGCCAACATCATCTTCGGGACGATCATCGACGACTCGCTCGGCGACGAGGTCCGGGTCACCGTGATCGCGGCCGGTTTCGACGCCGGCACCCCGACCCACAAGAAGCTCGACCCGCCGGCGTTCGGCTCCCGGTCGAACTCGACCGCGTCCGCACAGGCCGGTCAGGTCAACGGTGGCGGGGCGACTCCGGTGCAGAGCCCGCCTTCGGGTGCCACGCCGGTGCCGTCGACCGGTTCGAACGGCTACCCGGTCGCGCCGCCGCGCACGCACACGCCGATGCCGTCCTCCCGAAGCGAGGGCAACGGTTCGATGACCGGCGGGCTCCCGCAGCCCGGCGGCGGTTCGCGCGGCTACTCGCCGATCGGGTCGAACTCGAACCACGGCAGCCTGCCCGGTCGCGCCACGCCGGTGCACGACGACCCGTCGGACGACGAGGTCGACGTTCCCCCGTTCATGCGGCGGTAG
- the pgeF gene encoding peptidoglycan editing factor PgeF, with protein MRVRRIVTTRAGGASRPPYDTFNLGDHVGDDAGDVYANRKRLAAELGLAEDRLAWMEQVHGRTATVVDGSETSAAEATDALVTAEPGLALVVLVADCVPLLLADAEAGVVAAVHAGRVGARVGVVPAAIEAMRSVGAEPARTEALLGPAICGDCYEVPAEMAADVEKHVPGSACKTRKGTPGLDLRAGLWRQLADLGVGKIGVDPRCTNEDKTLFSFRRDGTTGRIAGITWLDAS; from the coding sequence GTGCGGGTACGGCGGATTGTCACGACCAGAGCGGGCGGGGCTTCCCGGCCGCCTTACGACACCTTCAACCTCGGTGATCACGTCGGTGACGACGCGGGCGACGTCTACGCCAACCGCAAGCGCCTCGCCGCCGAACTCGGCCTCGCCGAGGACAGGCTGGCGTGGATGGAGCAGGTCCACGGCCGGACCGCCACCGTCGTCGACGGTTCGGAGACCTCCGCCGCCGAAGCGACCGACGCGCTCGTGACCGCCGAACCCGGCCTTGCGCTCGTGGTGCTCGTCGCCGACTGCGTACCGCTTCTGCTGGCCGACGCCGAAGCCGGTGTCGTCGCCGCCGTCCACGCGGGCCGCGTCGGCGCCAGGGTCGGTGTCGTCCCCGCCGCGATCGAGGCGATGCGTTCGGTCGGCGCCGAGCCGGCCCGCACCGAAGCGCTGCTCGGCCCCGCGATCTGCGGCGACTGCTACGAAGTCCCCGCCGAAATGGCCGCCGACGTCGAGAAACACGTGCCGGGCAGCGCCTGCAAAACCCGCAAGGGCACGCCGGGGCTCGACCTGCGCGCCGGGCTCTGGCGGCAGCTGGCCGACCTCGGCGTCGGCAAGATCGGCGTCGATCCGCGCTGTACCAACGAAGACAAAACGCTCTTCAGCTTCCGCCGAGACGGCACCACCGGCCGGATCGCGGGCATCACGTGGCTGGACGCGTCGTGA
- a CDS encoding YggS family pyridoxal phosphate-dependent enzyme — MSDTRRDELAASLAEVEERIAAACKAAGRARDEVKLLAVTKTFPALDAALLADLGALDLAENRDQEAGAKAEEVAGLRPDARIRWHMVGSLQRNKAKSVVRWADEVQSVDSERLADALAKATKSALDSGQRDHPLDVLIQVSLDDDPKRGGIRLSEVSHLAERIAHVGDIRLRGLMAVAPLGTDPAEAFGKLARASERLREEHPNAREISAGMSNDLEQAITHGSTCVRVGTALLGGRGLASP; from the coding sequence GTGAGCGACACCCGGCGGGACGAACTCGCCGCCTCCCTCGCCGAAGTGGAAGAGCGGATCGCCGCCGCGTGCAAGGCCGCCGGCCGCGCCCGCGACGAGGTCAAGTTACTCGCGGTCACCAAGACCTTCCCGGCTCTCGACGCCGCGCTGCTCGCCGACCTCGGCGCGCTCGACCTCGCCGAGAACCGTGATCAGGAAGCCGGCGCGAAAGCCGAAGAGGTCGCCGGTCTCCGCCCGGACGCCCGGATCCGCTGGCATATGGTCGGCAGCCTGCAGCGGAACAAGGCCAAATCGGTCGTGCGCTGGGCGGACGAGGTCCAGTCCGTCGACTCCGAGCGCCTCGCCGACGCACTCGCGAAGGCGACCAAGTCGGCGCTGGATTCCGGGCAACGCGATCACCCGCTGGACGTCCTCATTCAAGTAAGTCTCGATGACGATCCGAAGCGCGGGGGCATTCGGTTGAGCGAAGTGAGCCATTTGGCGGAGCGGATAGCCCATGTGGGTGATATTCGCCTCCGAGGGCTTATGGCGGTGGCGCCGCTGGGTACTGATCCCGCGGAGGCGTTCGGGAAACTCGCTCGTGCGTCGGAGCGTCTACGGGAAGAACACCCAAATGCCCGTGAGATCTCCGCCGGAATGAGCAATGATCTCGAGCAGGCGATCACGCACGGCTCGACCTGTGTGCGTGTCGGAACCGCGTTGCTCGGTGGGCGCGGTTTAGCCTCGCCCTAG
- a CDS encoding cell division protein SepF, which yields MSALQKLKAYFGMVPADEDGYDVEDDYRRGYASKEYVDDEYDYDDEPPARSRGGRYRDVDDTYDEPAPRPRSRSVASPEPAVHGALAIDRQPEPVARLRPVTEPVRPPVRDPLSRITTLHPTSYAEARAIGEHYREGIPVIMNLTEMENADAKRLVDFAAGLAFALRGSMDKVTNKVFLLSPPDVDVTAEDRRRIAEGGLFLRG from the coding sequence ATGAGCGCGCTGCAGAAGCTGAAGGCCTACTTCGGGATGGTGCCCGCGGACGAAGACGGCTATGACGTCGAGGATGACTACCGCCGAGGCTATGCCTCAAAGGAATATGTCGACGACGAGTACGACTACGACGATGAGCCACCGGCCCGGTCACGGGGTGGACGTTACCGGGACGTCGATGACACGTATGACGAGCCCGCGCCGCGGCCTCGGTCACGCTCCGTGGCCAGCCCGGAGCCTGCCGTCCACGGAGCACTGGCGATCGACCGTCAGCCGGAGCCGGTCGCGCGGCTGCGGCCGGTCACCGAGCCGGTGCGTCCGCCGGTGCGTGACCCGTTGAGCCGGATCACGACGCTCCACCCGACGAGCTACGCGGAAGCGCGGGCGATCGGGGAGCACTACCGGGAGGGCATCCCGGTGATCATGAACCTCACGGAGATGGAGAACGCGGACGCGAAGCGTCTCGTCGACTTCGCCGCGGGGCTCGCTTTCGCGTTGCGCGGATCGATGGACAAGGTCACCAACAAGGTGTTCCTTCTCTCACCGCCCGATGTGGATGTCACCGCGGAAGACCGCCGACGGATTGCCGAAGGCGGATTGTTCCTGCGCGGCTGA
- a CDS encoding YggT family protein — translation MLLVVWYVLFAFWLLLTARIVVELVRAFAREWRPAGGVAVTLETIYTVTDPPVRLFRRIIPTVRIGGVGLDLSIMVLLLVVFFAMQLATPG, via the coding sequence GTGTTGCTGGTCGTCTGGTACGTGCTGTTCGCCTTCTGGCTCCTGCTGACGGCACGGATTGTCGTCGAGCTCGTGCGTGCTTTCGCTCGCGAGTGGCGTCCTGCCGGAGGGGTTGCGGTAACGCTCGAGACCATCTACACAGTGACCGACCCACCGGTTCGTCTGTTCAGACGAATCATCCCGACCGTACGAATCGGCGGCGTCGGACTGGACTTATCGATTATGGTGCTGCTGTTGGTTGTGTTCTTCGCGATGCAGCTGGCAACGCCAGGGTGA
- a CDS encoding DivIVA domain-containing protein — MSLTPADVHNVAFSKPPIGKRGYNEDEVDAFLDLVETELARLIEDNNELRQQVEQLDNELETTRGELENAKAGAVGPPPQVRDEPSRRLAPVPPPQSAMEQTQAHSMVPDNGEPNVQAAKVLGLAQEMADRLTAEAKTESDGMLAEARTKSEQLLSDARSKSDSMVNEARTRAETMLNDARTRAETLERQARDKATTMEREAQRKYTETMNNMNAEKGSLGKKIEELRTIEREYRTRLRGFLESQLRELDDRGSAAPASASSSNSGQSSSSGGGQGYSFGPRAEAG, encoded by the coding sequence ATGTCGTTGACCCCCGCTGACGTGCATAACGTCGCGTTCAGCAAGCCGCCCATTGGCAAAAGGGGCTACAACGAGGACGAGGTGGACGCGTTCCTCGACCTGGTGGAGACCGAGCTTGCCCGGTTGATCGAGGACAACAACGAGCTGCGGCAGCAGGTCGAACAGCTCGACAACGAGCTCGAGACCACCCGTGGTGAGCTCGAGAACGCCAAGGCCGGCGCCGTCGGCCCACCGCCGCAGGTACGCGACGAGCCGTCGCGCCGCCTGGCGCCGGTGCCGCCGCCGCAGTCGGCGATGGAGCAGACCCAGGCCCACTCGATGGTGCCGGACAACGGGGAGCCCAACGTCCAGGCCGCGAAGGTGCTCGGGCTGGCGCAGGAAATGGCCGACCGGCTCACCGCCGAGGCCAAGACCGAGTCGGACGGCATGCTGGCGGAGGCCCGGACCAAGTCCGAGCAGCTGTTGTCGGACGCGCGGTCCAAGTCGGACTCGATGGTGAACGAGGCGCGCACGCGCGCCGAGACGATGCTGAACGACGCGCGAACCCGTGCCGAGACCTTGGAGCGCCAGGCGCGCGACAAGGCGACGACCATGGAGCGCGAGGCTCAGCGCAAGTACACCGAGACCATGAACAACATGAACGCGGAGAAGGGCTCGCTGGGCAAGAAGATCGAGGAGCTGCGCACGATCGAGCGGGAGTACCGCACGAGGCTGCGCGGGTTCCTCGAGTCCCAGTTGCGTGAGCTCGACGACCGTGGTTCGGCCGCTCCCGCGTCGGCGTCTTCGTCGAACTCGGGGCAGTCCTCGTCCTCCGGTGGCGGACAGGGCTACTCGTTCGGCCCTCGGGCCGAAGCGGGCTGA